In Petrotoga miotherma DSM 10691, the following proteins share a genomic window:
- a CDS encoding PASTA domain-containing protein, producing the protein MIKIRKLIKNLIFFILGIVASGIFAFFMMTVFANSSNTVEIPYLIGEDKKVAVSSLEELNLIPNIVGNGEKVLYTDPEPGTKVKEGHHVIVQLREMNTLKIPDLIGIPSGVAQQFLSEYNIAYEIRNQLTYTPEENDVVLNMSPTPGNNYSGEKVILYVGEYEGSNQ; encoded by the coding sequence ATGATTAAAATAAGAAAATTAATCAAAAATTTGATATTTTTTATTTTAGGAATAGTAGCCTCTGGAATATTTGCCTTTTTTATGATGACAGTTTTTGCCAACAGTTCAAATACGGTTGAGATTCCATATTTGATTGGAGAAGATAAAAAAGTAGCTGTTTCTTCTTTAGAGGAGTTAAACCTAATTCCAAACATAGTAGGTAACGGGGAAAAAGTTTTGTATACTGATCCGGAACCTGGTACAAAGGTAAAAGAAGGGCATCATGTAATAGTCCAACTTAGAGAGATGAATACTCTGAAGATTCCTGATCTGATAGGAATACCGTCTGGAGTAGCACAACAGTTTCTAAGTGAGTACAATATAGCTTATGAAATTAGAAATCAATTAACTTATACACCTGAAGAAAACGATGTGGTACTGAACATGTCTCCAACACCAGGAAATAATTATAGTGGTGAAAAGGTGATTCTCTATGTTGGTGAATATGAAGGGAGTAATCAATGA
- the rdgB gene encoding RdgB/HAM1 family non-canonical purine NTP pyrophosphatase, with product MKILSEVYLATSNRNKVREINEILQNIDINGSITVKYIFDEIKEDNFEVEEYGETYVENSVIKAWAYSKLIKKPVFSDDSGLSIISLEGFPGVNSARFMENYSYEQKMKELLSMLENEKDRTAYFACAATYFDPQKNFLVTCQEEVYGKIAFEIRGKNGFGYDPIFIPDGYDYTFGELSKDVKNKISHRAKAIKKLLLFLKSATILENNE from the coding sequence CTGAAGATTTTGAGTGAGGTGTATTTGGCTACATCAAATAGAAACAAGGTAAGAGAAATCAATGAAATTCTTCAAAATATTGATATAAATGGAAGCATTACTGTTAAATATATATTTGATGAGATAAAAGAGGATAATTTTGAAGTAGAAGAATATGGTGAAACTTATGTAGAAAATTCTGTTATTAAAGCTTGGGCTTATTCAAAATTAATAAAAAAACCAGTTTTTTCAGATGATTCAGGGTTGTCCATAATCTCTCTTGAAGGATTCCCTGGTGTAAACTCTGCCAGGTTCATGGAAAACTATTCTTATGAGCAGAAGATGAAGGAATTGTTATCGATGCTGGAAAATGAAAAAGATAGAACCGCTTATTTTGCCTGTGCGGCGACGTATTTTGATCCTCAGAAAAATTTTTTAGTAACTTGTCAAGAAGAAGTTTATGGTAAAATAGCATTTGAGATAAGAGGAAAGAATGGTTTCGGTTACGATCCAATTTTTATTCCTGATGGATACGATTATACTTTTGGAGAATTAAGCAAAGATGTAAAAAATAAGATAAGTCATAGGGCAAAAGCTATAAAAAAGTTGCTTCTTTTCTTAAAAAGTGCTACAATATTAGAAAATAACGAATGA
- the rlmN gene encoding 23S rRNA (adenine(2503)-C(2))-methyltransferase RlmN, with the protein MQTKNILDFEYSDLQSYLLNELGLEKFRTDQICDWIYKKRVFDFASMTNLSKDDRQKLSDNFKISIPHIIKKQVSKIDGTTKYLLELEDRNTVEAVIIYYPSRTIACISTQVGCPLKCSFCSTGQSGYVRNLSTGEIIGQLLAMEKDKDIDVKNVVYMGMGEPLLNFNNVVQSVEILNHPKMKKLGARHITISTAGIPHKIEELGDLSKEFRLSVSLHAPTNLQRDQIMPINHKYPVEQVIQSCRIYQKKTKKRVTFEYILIKGFNDSKDDALKLVELFGDMKVMVNLIPANANPAGFEKPSKRFIQAFLDTLVKNGIDAVVRAEKGSDISAACGQLRTRELKEVNR; encoded by the coding sequence ATGCAAACAAAAAACATTTTAGATTTTGAATATTCAGATTTACAAAGTTATTTGCTCAATGAATTAGGACTTGAAAAGTTTAGAACCGATCAAATTTGTGATTGGATTTATAAGAAAAGAGTTTTTGATTTTGCATCAATGACTAATTTATCTAAAGACGATAGACAAAAACTCAGTGATAACTTTAAAATATCTATTCCTCATATTATTAAAAAACAGGTATCAAAGATAGATGGAACGACCAAATATCTTTTGGAGTTAGAGGATAGAAACACTGTTGAAGCGGTAATTATTTACTATCCTTCACGAACGATAGCTTGTATATCAACACAAGTTGGTTGCCCACTGAAATGTTCATTCTGTTCTACAGGGCAAAGCGGTTACGTTAGGAATTTATCGACAGGTGAAATAATTGGTCAATTGTTAGCTATGGAAAAAGATAAAGATATTGATGTAAAAAACGTTGTATACATGGGAATGGGTGAACCATTACTAAATTTTAACAACGTTGTTCAAAGCGTAGAGATCTTAAACCATCCAAAGATGAAAAAATTAGGGGCAAGGCATATAACCATTTCAACTGCTGGAATACCTCACAAAATTGAAGAATTGGGCGATTTGAGCAAAGAGTTTCGACTTTCTGTGTCACTTCATGCACCAACAAATCTTCAAAGAGATCAAATAATGCCCATAAATCATAAATATCCAGTAGAGCAGGTTATTCAGTCATGCCGAATTTATCAGAAAAAAACAAAAAAGAGGGTAACTTTTGAGTATATATTGATAAAAGGATTTAATGATTCAAAAGATGACGCCTTGAAATTAGTCGAACTGTTTGGTGACATGAAAGTGATGGTTAATTTAATTCCTGCCAATGCAAATCCAGCAGGGTTTGAAAAACCCTCAAAAAGATTTATTCAAGCTTTTTTAGATACTCTCGTAAAGAATGGAATTGATGCTGTTGTGCGAGCCGAGAAAGGTAGTGATATATCAGCCGCATGTGGTCAATTAAGAACCAGAGAGTTAAAAGAAGTTAATAGGTGA
- the rpe gene encoding ribulose-phosphate 3-epimerase encodes MIKIYPSILAADFLNLSQEIEKVSEEADGIHLDIMDGVFVPNITFGFPIVESIRKKFKDIYLDAHLMIVEPDKYLEEFSKFVSSITVHYEAVVHLHRTILKIKELGCEAGVTLNPHTPVSLLEEILPYVDKVLIMSVNPGFTGQHFIESTYEKVRKLRKISDEKGLNVEIMVDGGVNKQNIGLLHQSGVNTFIIGASVFYSENPSQEIIELKRVAEDFE; translated from the coding sequence TTGATAAAAATCTATCCCTCCATTTTAGCCGCTGATTTTTTGAATTTATCTCAAGAGATAGAGAAAGTTTCTGAAGAAGCTGATGGAATACATCTCGATATTATGGATGGAGTGTTTGTTCCAAACATTACTTTTGGTTTTCCAATCGTGGAATCGATTAGAAAAAAATTTAAAGATATATATTTGGATGCTCATTTGATGATCGTTGAACCAGATAAATATTTAGAAGAATTTTCTAAGTTTGTGAGTAGCATAACGGTGCATTATGAAGCGGTGGTACATCTGCATAGGACCATCTTAAAGATCAAAGAGTTGGGGTGTGAAGCAGGTGTAACTTTAAATCCGCATACGCCTGTGTCACTTTTAGAAGAAATTCTTCCCTATGTCGATAAAGTATTGATTATGTCCGTTAATCCAGGATTTACCGGTCAACATTTTATAGAAAGTACTTACGAGAAAGTAAGAAAATTAAGAAAAATTTCAGATGAAAAGGGTTTGAATGTTGAAATAATGGTTGATGGGGGAGTGAATAAGCAGAACATTGGATTACTTCACCAAAGTGGTGTTAACACTTTTATTATTGGTGCCAGTGTGTTTTATTCTGAAAATCCTTCACAAGAGATAATTGAACTAAAAAGGGTGGCTGAAGATTTTGAGTGA
- a CDS encoding BMP family lipoprotein: MKKYFSVFFVVLFLFSTIFAFKVTMVTDVGGLGDKSFNDGTWQGVLRAKDELGVEIAVIQSSEQTDYLPNLSNAARDSDVVIAVGFMMTDVLFNVAPQFPDVYFVGIDIEPSPGQIVPSNVVCYVFNEHESSFPAGYLAAMMTKTGKVGFIGGVPVPAVTKFEAGYAAGVKVYNELHNEDVQVISGYANTFNDPALGKSLALTQMENGADIVFHAAGPTGNGVIDAAKERGSNLYNLPKNAPLEQIIDKYYELDKNFFAIGVDVDQDYMAPGYVLTSAMKRVDTAAFEGIQSAMSVRTFESGVFRLGMKEDGVSITPMKYTRSMVPIRYFVEIEYLKKLIKEGKLTIPSDPSQIGSFEVPEITFPY, from the coding sequence ATGAAAAAGTACTTCAGTGTTTTCTTTGTTGTTTTGTTCTTATTTTCCACTATTTTCGCTTTCAAAGTAACCATGGTCACCGACGTAGGAGGATTGGGCGACAAATCTTTCAACGACGGAACATGGCAAGGCGTTTTAAGAGCGAAGGACGAATTAGGGGTAGAAATCGCAGTAATCCAATCATCTGAACAAACAGATTATTTACCAAATCTATCTAACGCTGCAAGAGATTCAGACGTGGTAATCGCCGTGGGATTTATGATGACGGATGTTTTATTCAACGTAGCTCCTCAATTTCCTGATGTTTATTTTGTGGGCATCGATATCGAACCATCTCCTGGACAGATAGTCCCTTCAAACGTTGTTTGTTATGTTTTCAACGAGCATGAATCAAGCTTCCCAGCAGGTTATTTGGCTGCAATGATGACCAAAACAGGAAAAGTAGGGTTTATAGGAGGAGTTCCAGTTCCTGCCGTCACCAAATTCGAAGCTGGCTACGCAGCAGGGGTTAAAGTATACAATGAATTACATAACGAAGATGTCCAAGTCATATCAGGTTATGCGAACACATTCAACGACCCTGCTTTAGGAAAGAGTTTAGCTCTAACACAGATGGAAAACGGTGCAGATATTGTTTTTCATGCAGCTGGACCAACGGGGAACGGCGTAATTGATGCTGCTAAAGAAAGAGGAAGTAATCTATACAATCTACCCAAAAATGCCCCCTTAGAGCAAATCATCGATAAATACTATGAATTAGATAAAAACTTTTTTGCAATAGGTGTGGATGTAGACCAAGATTACATGGCTCCGGGCTACGTATTGACAAGTGCTATGAAAAGAGTGGATACAGCTGCTTTTGAAGGCATTCAAAGCGCCATGTCTGTAAGAACCTTTGAATCTGGTGTCTTTAGATTAGGTATGAAAGAAGACGGTGTAAGTATAACGCCAATGAAATACACAAGAAGCATGGTACCCATTAGATATTTTGTCGAAATCGAATATCTAAAAAAATTGATAAAAGAAGGTAAACTGACAATACCATCAGATCCATCCCAAATAGGATCATTTGAAGTTCCTGAGATAACTTTTCCATATTAA
- a CDS encoding HU family DNA-binding protein encodes MNKKDLVDAFAKKANVTKKDAESFVDAFVDVVSEALSKGEEVKLVGFGTFKVQKRAARKGVNPQTGKAIKIPEKMVPKFVPGKELKDMVK; translated from the coding sequence GTGAATAAGAAAGATTTAGTTGATGCTTTCGCAAAGAAAGCTAACGTAACAAAGAAAGACGCCGAAAGTTTCGTTGATGCTTTTGTTGATGTAGTGTCTGAGGCTTTAAGTAAGGGAGAAGAGGTTAAACTAGTTGGTTTTGGGACTTTCAAAGTTCAGAAAAGAGCAGCAAGAAAAGGGGTCAATCCACAAACCGGAAAGGCCATAAAAATTCCAGAAAAGATGGTTCCAAAATTTGTTCCTGGTAAAGAATTGAAAGATATGGTGAAGTAA
- a CDS encoding metallophosphoesterase family protein, giving the protein MIWAISDVHGMYDTLISLLKQTHINDSDTVIFLGDYVDRGPDSKKVLDLLITLSKQRNRIFLKGNHDDMMVDYYQKTHEYDEGIWFYNGALSTIRSFDNYIGEEYITFLKDLPLYYEIEIRNEKYLFVHAGVNPKKSLSQQDKWDLLWIRDEFLSMSERYYDYTVIHGHTPTLYLTGEDKIFVKRDKNKKIISIDIDTGYVYGGKLTAFGITENNKHVVLQSF; this is encoded by the coding sequence TTGATCTGGGCAATTTCAGATGTCCATGGTATGTACGATACTTTAATTTCGCTTTTAAAACAAACACATATCAATGATTCAGACACAGTAATTTTTTTGGGTGATTATGTGGATAGAGGGCCGGATTCAAAAAAAGTATTGGATCTTTTGATTACTTTAAGCAAGCAGAGAAATCGTATCTTTCTAAAGGGAAACCATGACGATATGATGGTCGACTATTACCAAAAAACTCATGAGTATGATGAGGGTATATGGTTTTACAATGGTGCATTATCGACAATTAGAAGTTTTGATAACTATATTGGGGAAGAATACATAACCTTTTTAAAAGACCTACCTTTGTATTATGAGATAGAAATCAGAAACGAGAAATATTTGTTTGTTCATGCGGGAGTAAATCCAAAAAAGTCACTTTCCCAACAAGATAAATGGGATTTGTTATGGATAAGGGATGAATTTTTAAGTATGTCAGAAAGGTATTATGATTATACCGTCATTCATGGGCATACTCCAACATTGTACCTAACAGGTGAAGATAAAATCTTTGTGAAACGAGATAAGAATAAGAAAATAATAAGTATAGATATCGATACAGGATATGTGTACGGTGGGAAATTGACTGCCTTTGGAATCACTGAGAATAATAAACACGTAGTTTTACAGTCTTTTTGA
- a CDS encoding protein-L-isoaspartate(D-aspartate) O-methyltransferase — translation MDFEEENRMMVEYQLKRRGIIDEKVLNAFLKVKRHLFVPKNLEKYAYDDCPLPIGEGQTISQPYIIGLMLQLLELKEKDVVLEIGTGSGYQTALLAEIARFVYTIERNETLAQRAKSKFEELGYKNIVLEVGDGTKGWKKEKVEFNGIIVSAAAPKVPDPLFSQLKVGGRMVIPIGSRTFQRLHKITKLEDGNMKVEYSDGCMFVPLIGENGW, via the coding sequence ATGGATTTTGAGGAAGAAAATAGAATGATGGTTGAGTATCAGCTTAAAAGAAGAGGTATAATCGATGAAAAAGTTCTAAATGCTTTTTTGAAGGTTAAAAGACATTTGTTTGTTCCAAAAAATCTTGAGAAGTATGCATATGATGATTGCCCTTTGCCTATTGGTGAAGGGCAAACTATTTCTCAACCTTATATAATAGGCTTAATGCTTCAACTATTAGAATTAAAAGAAAAAGACGTAGTTTTAGAAATAGGTACTGGGTCTGGTTATCAAACGGCTTTACTGGCAGAGATAGCACGTTTTGTTTATACGATAGAACGAAATGAAACGTTAGCCCAAAGAGCAAAAAGTAAATTTGAGGAATTAGGTTATAAAAATATTGTTTTAGAGGTTGGGGATGGAACAAAAGGTTGGAAAAAAGAAAAGGTTGAATTTAACGGAATTATAGTTTCAGCAGCAGCGCCAAAAGTTCCTGATCCTTTGTTTTCTCAACTAAAAGTTGGTGGAAGAATGGTAATTCCGATTGGTTCTAGAACCTTTCAACGTTTACATAAAATAACCAAGTTAGAGGATGGAAATATGAAGGTTGAATACTCTGATGGTTGTATGTTTGTGCCTTTAATAGGTGAAAATGGTTGGTGA
- the rsgA gene encoding ribosome small subunit-dependent GTPase A, whose protein sequence is MSWRRGIVVRFHSDMVTVQDLETNQKVNCFLPGRFKLQKIRPIVGDYVEYSKDQSYSYGRIENILKRKNELYRPRVANLDQLVLVTSIKEPQVDLIVVDKIIALAEKEKLDIVIVLNKTDLLVSDEEKKDMERFIEIYGKIYPVIPTSKITKNNLDRLKSCLKNKVSTFAGPSGVGKSSLLNVLDPKLKLREGEISRKLGRGKHTTTYAELLYFDFGGYIVDTPGFSSLELRGIKKDELRHYFKEFLGFDGFCQFSNCSHTVEPGCAIKEAVEKEQISFSRYTNYCQIYKEIEDSSLKLQ, encoded by the coding sequence ATGAGTTGGAGAAGGGGTATAGTTGTTAGATTTCATTCGGATATGGTAACCGTTCAAGATTTGGAAACTAATCAAAAAGTTAACTGCTTCCTCCCTGGTAGATTTAAATTACAGAAGATTCGGCCCATTGTTGGTGATTATGTAGAATATTCTAAGGACCAAAGTTATAGTTATGGAAGAATTGAAAACATTTTAAAGAGAAAAAATGAATTATACAGGCCCAGAGTAGCTAACTTGGATCAACTTGTTTTGGTTACCTCAATTAAAGAACCTCAAGTAGATTTGATAGTAGTCGATAAAATTATAGCCCTCGCTGAAAAAGAGAAACTGGATATAGTTATAGTGTTAAACAAAACGGATTTGCTTGTTAGTGACGAAGAAAAAAAAGATATGGAAAGATTTATAGAAATATATGGTAAAATTTATCCTGTAATTCCCACATCGAAAATAACGAAAAATAATTTAGATAGATTAAAGTCCTGTTTAAAAAACAAAGTATCAACTTTCGCAGGCCCTTCTGGAGTTGGGAAGTCTAGTTTATTGAATGTTTTAGACCCAAAATTGAAACTTCGAGAAGGAGAAATTTCCAGAAAATTAGGTAGAGGTAAACACACTACAACGTATGCTGAACTGCTTTATTTTGATTTTGGAGGATATATAGTCGATACACCGGGTTTTTCGAGTTTAGAGCTAAGAGGAATAAAAAAAGATGAACTTAGGCACTATTTCAAAGAATTTTTGGGATTTGACGGTTTTTGCCAGTTTTCAAACTGTTCCCATACGGTTGAACCTGGATGTGCAATTAAAGAGGCTGTAGAAAAGGAACAAATTTCATTTAGTAGGTATACCAATTATTGTCAAATATACAAAGAAATAGAAGACAGTTCACTAAAATTGCAATAG
- a CDS encoding MBL fold metallo-hydrolase gives MKKALLIFCILLLPFSFSLSFNSPSFIWNYVTSYQTDELMYLKVNYTQKLIEKIKDYLPFLERSGISLPITSDVEVHFIDVSQGDSIYIKLPNNVDILIDGGNNWYGDDVVTYLKSQGVDDIEYLIATHPDADHIGGLDDVLKAFEVENVYAPDVSHTTKTYNDFVLEVRNEGTYIKSAKVGITLINSALAAVIGCPSFSNVYFLGPVKNYGTDLNSWSAVVKLDFGNSSYLFTGDADRISEKDMIDNGMFLKADVLKVGHHGSYSSTSQEFLKEVSPKYAVISVGKNNNYGHPAQEVLERLEMYKVDLFRTDLQGHIIAISDGNKINFNVEPINTVNLMEDAQESAPQKTSILITNLDVSDEKVTICNNTDEDVDLTGWALVSEVGNQKFNFPDGYILRAGKCVNILSGRGAIDEPPANLKWTGAYVWNNDGDIAALYDAEGILISRVEF, from the coding sequence ATGAAGAAGGCTCTACTGATATTTTGCATATTACTTCTTCCATTTTCCTTTTCTTTATCCTTTAATTCTCCAAGTTTTATTTGGAACTACGTTACTAGCTATCAAACAGATGAATTAATGTATTTGAAAGTTAACTATACCCAAAAATTAATAGAGAAAATTAAAGATTATTTGCCATTTTTAGAAAGATCAGGCATATCTCTTCCTATAACTTCGGATGTTGAAGTGCATTTTATTGATGTTAGTCAAGGAGATTCAATTTATATAAAATTACCAAATAATGTTGATATCCTAATTGACGGTGGAAATAATTGGTATGGTGACGATGTAGTTACTTACCTCAAATCCCAAGGTGTTGATGATATAGAATATTTGATAGCCACCCATCCAGATGCAGACCATATAGGTGGGTTAGATGATGTTTTAAAAGCCTTTGAAGTTGAAAATGTCTATGCCCCGGATGTTTCTCACACCACGAAAACTTACAATGATTTTGTTTTAGAAGTGAGAAACGAAGGAACCTACATTAAATCAGCTAAGGTTGGAATTACTTTAATTAATTCTGCATTAGCGGCTGTGATAGGTTGTCCTTCATTTAGTAATGTGTATTTTCTTGGACCTGTGAAAAATTATGGAACAGACCTTAATTCTTGGAGTGCTGTCGTGAAGTTAGATTTTGGAAATTCTTCTTATCTTTTCACTGGAGATGCCGATAGAATTTCTGAAAAAGATATGATAGATAACGGTATGTTTTTAAAAGCAGATGTTCTTAAGGTTGGCCATCATGGATCTTATTCATCAACTTCGCAAGAGTTTTTAAAGGAAGTTAGTCCAAAATATGCGGTGATCTCTGTTGGTAAAAATAATAATTACGGTCACCCAGCACAGGAAGTATTAGAAAGATTAGAAATGTATAAGGTAGATCTTTTTCGTACAGATTTGCAGGGACATATTATAGCTATTAGTGATGGGAATAAAATAAATTTTAACGTTGAACCAATTAACACTGTTAATCTTATGGAAGATGCTCAAGAATCAGCACCACAAAAAACTTCTATATTGATTACGAACTTAGATGTTTCTGATGAAAAGGTTACTATCTGCAACAATACTGATGAAGACGTAGATTTAACAGGATGGGCTTTGGTTAGCGAAGTTGGAAACCAAAAGTTTAATTTTCCAGATGGATATATACTTAGAGCTGGAAAATGTGTGAATATTTTGTCAGGTCGTGGCGCGATAGATGAACCTCCAGCTAATTTAAAATGGACAGGAGCTTATGTTTGGAATAACGATGGAGATATTGCGGCACTATACGATGCTGAAGGGATACTAATAAGTAGAGTTGAATTCTAA
- the guaB gene encoding IMP dehydrogenase, whose protein sequence is MEEYLTFDDVLLLPQYSEIVPSRVDTTSRLVKDIHLKIPFLSAAMDTVSESQMAKAMAREGAVGVIHKNMSIEQQAYEVSKVKKTENGIIYDPITITPDTTIKEAEKIMREYRIGGLPVVDDDKVLLGILTNRDIRFEQNMEKKAKELMTPYKNLVVAGSHISLEEAKEILHQNKIEKLPIVDDKRHIKGLITIKDITSVIENPNATRDDKGRLVVGAAVGVSDGLQRTQELVNAGVDFVVLDSAHGHTKNIIEILKMIKERFPDLPVIAGNIATAEAAKMLIESGADAVKVGIGPGSICTTRVISGVGVPQLSAIMKVSEEANKYGIPVIADGGIRYSGDIVKALAAGASTVMMGSIFAGTEEAPGETIIYQGRKFKTYRGMGSIAAMEKGSKDRYFQEDTPNEKLVPEGVEAMVAYKGEVKDVIIQLVGGVKAGMGYVGAKDVKELQQKAKFIKITTASITEGHPHDVKITREAPNYFFSS, encoded by the coding sequence ATGGAAGAGTATCTCACTTTTGATGATGTGTTGTTACTACCGCAGTATAGCGAAATTGTGCCGAGTAGGGTTGATACAACATCTCGTTTAGTAAAAGATATCCATTTAAAAATCCCCTTTCTTTCTGCAGCAATGGATACTGTGAGTGAATCCCAAATGGCAAAAGCTATGGCGAGAGAAGGCGCCGTTGGGGTTATTCATAAGAATATGTCGATTGAACAGCAAGCCTATGAAGTTTCAAAAGTAAAAAAGACAGAGAACGGGATTATATACGATCCCATTACAATTACTCCCGATACAACCATTAAAGAAGCTGAAAAGATCATGAGAGAGTACAGAATTGGCGGATTGCCGGTTGTGGATGATGATAAAGTTCTTTTAGGTATATTGACCAATAGAGATATTAGATTTGAACAAAATATGGAAAAAAAGGCCAAAGAATTGATGACTCCCTACAAAAATTTGGTTGTCGCTGGTTCGCATATATCTTTGGAAGAAGCGAAAGAGATACTTCATCAGAATAAGATAGAGAAATTGCCTATTGTAGATGATAAAAGACATATAAAGGGTTTGATAACAATAAAGGATATTACTTCCGTGATTGAAAACCCGAACGCTACAAGAGATGATAAAGGGCGTTTAGTTGTTGGAGCTGCTGTTGGCGTTTCGGATGGTTTACAAAGAACGCAAGAATTAGTTAATGCAGGGGTTGATTTTGTCGTTTTAGATTCCGCACATGGACATACGAAAAATATTATCGAAATTTTAAAAATGATAAAAGAGAGATTTCCAGATCTCCCTGTAATCGCTGGGAATATAGCTACTGCTGAAGCTGCCAAAATGTTAATAGAAAGTGGAGCCGATGCAGTAAAGGTCGGGATTGGACCAGGTTCTATATGTACGACGAGAGTTATTTCTGGGGTCGGGGTACCCCAATTAAGTGCAATTATGAAGGTTTCAGAAGAAGCGAATAAATACGGTATTCCTGTTATAGCTGACGGTGGAATAAGATATTCTGGTGATATTGTTAAGGCTTTAGCAGCAGGGGCTTCTACTGTGATGATGGGGAGTATTTTTGCTGGTACTGAAGAAGCACCTGGCGAAACGATAATTTATCAGGGAAGGAAGTTTAAAACATACAGAGGTATGGGTTCAATAGCAGCTATGGAAAAAGGGAGTAAAGATAGATATTTCCAAGAAGACACACCAAATGAGAAGCTTGTGCCAGAAGGTGTTGAAGCTATGGTAGCATACAAAGGTGAGGTAAAAGATGTTATAATACAATTAGTTGGAGGAGTCAAAGCTGGAATGGGATATGTTGGGGCAAAAGATGTTAAGGAATTACAGCAAAAGGCTAAATTTATAAAAATTACTACGGCAAGTATAACTGAAGGACATCCACATGATGTAAAAATCACACGTGAAGCTCCAAATTATTTCTTTTCATCTTAG